The following is a genomic window from Bacillota bacterium.
CCACCGGGGCGCGAGGCCGTCTAGATCACCCGGAGTCAGCACTCCCGCCTCAAGGCTCTCAAGGACGAAGCCGAGCACGCCACCCAGGGATATCGTGTCGATGCCTTCCCGGTTTGCCAGGCTGTTTAGGTACAGGATGGAACCAAGGTCGCTGTTGCCGCAGCGGGAGCCCAAGGCAGCCAGAGTCTCGAATTCAGGCCCTTCGCCATGGGTGCCCGCATAGGGCCCCTCCTCCACACGGTAGTAGCGGCTGCAGTGCACGGGACAGGCGAAACAGGCCTTCAGGCCTTTCACGTAGTGAGCCTCCAGGGTCTCGCAACCGATGTCCGCCGCCTCGCTGAAAACGCCCCGCTGGTTGTTGCGGGTGGGCAAAAGTCCCATGCGGTTGTACAAGTCTATCAACATGGTGGTGCCGAACCGTGCCCTTATGGGGAGTGACGGGGCGTTCTCCAGGTGGGTGAGGGCGTTCCTGACAGCCCGGGCCCACCGGCGCCCATCGCGGACCTTCACGGGCCCTGTGCCCCTGACCGCCACCGCTTTGAGTCTCTTGGAGCCCATCACCGCCGCCAGTCCGGTGCGGGCGGCCGCGCGGCCGTAGCTGGTGATGATGGCCGCTATGGGCACCAGTCTCTCCCCGGCCGGCCCTATGCAGGAGACCTGCACTGCGGGGTCTTTCAGGTCCTTGCGTATGGCATCGTGGGTGTCCCAGGTGTCGAGGCCCCAGATGGCTTCCGCATCCCGGACCTCGGCCTCACCGTCAACGATAGCGAGGTAAACAGGGCCCCTGGCCCTTCCGGTCACAACTATCTGGTCGTATCCGGCAAATTTCATCTCCGGCCCGAAAAAGCCTCCGGCGTTGGCATCCCCCAGGATACCGGTAAGGGGGGAGCGGCCTCCCACGTTGAAGCGGGGAGTTCCCGGAGCGTCGGTGCCGGTCAGGGGACCTGTCGCCATGAGGATGGGGTTCTCAGGGCCCAAGGGGTCAGTCTCCGGACCTGTCATGGCTGCGAGCGTACGGATGTTGAGTCCCCGTCCACCCAGGAAGGCCCTGGCTAGCTCCTCAGGTATGGGTTGGGTGGCCACTGTCCCGGAAGAGAGGTCGACTACGAGCCGTTTTCCCGTCCATCCGCAGGGCATTAGCCTTCACCCCCGGTCCAGAACAGGGCTGAAGTGGGACAGCGCTTCACGCACTTTACCTCCCCCAGGCAGAAATCGCACTTGTAGGGCATTCCCCTGTCATCCAGCCAGATAGCATCAAAGGGGCATGCCTTGACGCATTGGCCGCATCCTGTGCAGGAGGTCAAGTCTATGAGGACATACCCCCCGAGCTCCGAGCCGACAGTGATAGCTCCCACGTCGCAAGCCTCGACGCAGCGGGGCTTCGGGCAGTTCTTGCATATCACGGGCTTGTCCTGGCCCATATCCCTCCTGGACACCTTCACCCGGGACAGGCTCGGCTGAAACACACCGTGGTGAGAGAAGGCGCAGACGTTCTCACATAGCCTGCAGCCGGTGCAGTCACCGGCACTTGTCTTCATGACGGACCCTATGGGTATCCCCTCCCCCTCCAAAGTCATCATGTGCCAGGCCGGTGATGTCACCTAGTGATGCAAAGCCCCCTTCTTCCAGGTAGTCTTGAATGCCCTCGATGACCTGGGCCATGGTCAGTGGATTGAAGAAGTTAGCAGTGCCTATAGCCACTGCGCTGGCCCCCGCCAGGAGGAACTCCAGTGCGTCATCGGGTGTGGAGATGCCACCCATTCCGATGATGGGGATGGAGGTACCCCGGTAAATGTCCCAGACCGCCTTCAGGGCGAGTGGCTTGATGGCGGGACCAGAGAGCCCACCGTGAATGTTGTGGAAAACGGGCCTCCTCTTGAGAACATCTACGGCCATTCCCTGAAACGTGTTGACCGCCGACACGGCGTCCGCCCCGGCATCCGCCGCTGTTCTTGCCATCTCCACTATGCTGGCGACGTTGGGTGATAGCTTGGCTATCACCGGTAGGGTCGTCTCCCGCCGGACCGCGGTCACCACCTGGGCCAGCATGCGGGCGTCTGAAGAGAAGTTCAACCCTTTCTCCACGTTGGGGCAGGAGAGGTTCAGTTCCAGCGCGGCCACGCCTCGTTCCTGACCTAGCCTTACCGCCAGTTCCGCGTACTCCCTCATCCGTTCCCCGGCGATGCTGACGATGAGGGCCGTCCCTATCATCCTGAGTCTCGGGAGTTCCTCGCTGAGAAAGGCGCCAATGCCCGGGGACGGCAGGCCAACAGTGTTCAGAAGGCCGCAGGCCGTCTCAAGAAGTCTGGGTGGGGGATTGCCTGGCCTGGGAACAAGGGTAACGGTCTTAGTCACCACCGCGCCGAGACTTCCTGGGTCAATGGCACCGGGATTATCCTCGAAGCAGCAGAAGGTCCCCGATGCCGGCATGACCGGGTTCTTGAGCCTGAGCCTGCCTAGGCAGGCGGTGAGGTCAGCCATGTATGATCACTCCAGGCAGAGGATCTCCAGGGGGAATAAAGGCCCCTCCCGGCAGACCCTCCGGTAGGTGAGGCCGGAGCCGGCCTCAGCAACCCCAACTACGCATCCCTTGCATGCCCCTACTCCGCAGGCCATGTGCTCCTCCAGGGATACGAACGCACTGAACCCGTGAACCTTCTGCAGCCTGGAGACAGCTCTTGCGAGTCTTCTGGAACCACACACGTACACCACATCAACGCACTGGGTCCCGATGTGTCTCTCCAGGAAGTCCGTCACCAGGCCAGGGGGTCCCATGGACCCGTCATCGCTCGTAACCTCCACGGACTGGGCAAGACGGCACATGGTCTCGTAGCACACCATGGATGTGCGGCTCCTGGCTGACATGAAGGCCTTCACCCCAACCCCGCGGGCCTTGAGTCTTTCAGCCAGCGCCACCATGGGGGCAACGCCCGCGCCCCGGGTCACGATGGCTGCTGAAGCGCCCTTCCGTGGAAGGGTAAACCCCGTCCCCAGGGGACCGAGGAGAGACACGCTGTGGCCGGGCGACCAGGCCGCCATGAGGCTGGTGGCCTTTCCTGCAATCCTGACCAAGAGATGGAAGGAACCACGGGCGGGATGGAGTCGGTGGAAACTGAAGGGTCTCGGCAACAGCGGATCAAAGCCTTCCCATCCCCGTACCATCACGAATTGGCCGGGCGAAGCTGCCCTTGCAATCTCTGGAGCGGACACTGCCAGTGTAACATACCCGGGCGTGGTCTCTTGGCGTCCAATGATTGTACCTGTGACGAACACTGCTGTTCCCCTCCGGGCATTCAACGTAACTGGATGGACATTTAACGTGATGTCTATCAGTTTTGTTCAGCCGATCT
Proteins encoded in this region:
- a CDS encoding aldehyde ferredoxin oxidoreductase family protein, producing MPCGWTGKRLVVDLSSGTVATQPIPEELARAFLGGRGLNIRTLAAMTGPETDPLGPENPILMATGPLTGTDAPGTPRFNVGGRSPLTGILGDANAGGFFGPEMKFAGYDQIVVTGRARGPVYLAIVDGEAEVRDAEAIWGLDTWDTHDAIRKDLKDPAVQVSCIGPAGERLVPIAAIITSYGRAAARTGLAAVMGSKRLKAVAVRGTGPVKVRDGRRWARAVRNALTHLENAPSLPIRARFGTTMLIDLYNRMGLLPTRNNQRGVFSEAADIGCETLEAHYVKGLKACFACPVHCSRYYRVEEGPYAGTHGEGPEFETLAALGSRCGNSDLGSILYLNSLANREGIDTISLGGVLGFVLESLEAGVLTPGDLDGLAPRWGDPGALVELTLKISRREGIGDLLAQGVRRASLQFPGSERYALHVKGLEVPEQEIRGLKAWGLGWAVSSRGADHLRAFPVAETTLTKEEAERLFGASTVTERLRYEGKEMLVKWSEEISAVSDSAEFCKFVTMSMALPVDHIVDLLVAATGREFTPDETMRIGERVVNLERLYNVSLGVTGEADTVPERFLKEPLPDGSAAGEIFDLNAVLQAYYRSRGWDKNGVPYQETARRLDLDSIPWGGTL
- a CDS encoding 4Fe-4S dicluster domain-containing protein → MKTSAGDCTGCRLCENVCAFSHHGVFQPSLSRVKVSRRDMGQDKPVICKNCPKPRCVEACDVGAITVGSELGGYVLIDLTSCTGCGQCVKACPFDAIWLDDRGMPYKCDFCLGEVKCVKRCPTSALFWTGGEG
- a CDS encoding dihydroorotate dehydrogenase, translated to MADLTACLGRLRLKNPVMPASGTFCCFEDNPGAIDPGSLGAVVTKTVTLVPRPGNPPPRLLETACGLLNTVGLPSPGIGAFLSEELPRLRMIGTALIVSIAGERMREYAELAVRLGQERGVAALELNLSCPNVEKGLNFSSDARMLAQVVTAVRRETTLPVIAKLSPNVASIVEMARTAADAGADAVSAVNTFQGMAVDVLKRRPVFHNIHGGLSGPAIKPLALKAVWDIYRGTSIPIIGMGGISTPDDALEFLLAGASAVAIGTANFFNPLTMAQVIEGIQDYLEEGGFASLGDITGLAHDDFGGGGDTHRVRHEDKCR
- a CDS encoding dihydroorotate dehydrogenase electron transfer subunit, encoding MFVTGTIIGRQETTPGYVTLAVSAPEIARAASPGQFVMVRGWEGFDPLLPRPFSFHRLHPARGSFHLLVRIAGKATSLMAAWSPGHSVSLLGPLGTGFTLPRKGASAAIVTRGAGVAPMVALAERLKARGVGVKAFMSARSRTSMVCYETMCRLAQSVEVTSDDGSMGPPGLVTDFLERHIGTQCVDVVYVCGSRRLARAVSRLQKVHGFSAFVSLEEHMACGVGACKGCVVGVAEAGSGLTYRRVCREGPLFPLEILCLE